The following are encoded together in the Deinococcus soli (ex Cha et al. 2016) genome:
- the ndk gene encoding nucleoside-diphosphate kinase: MERTFAMIKPDGVRRGLTPEILARIQRKGYRVVGLKQMVIARETAEAHYGEHKERPFFGELVDFITGGPVVAIALEGENAIAGWRAMMGATNPANAAPGSIRADFATTTGENVTHGSDSTESAARELALFFQDGELLA, from the coding sequence ATGGAACGCACCTTTGCCATGATCAAACCCGACGGCGTCCGCCGCGGCCTGACCCCCGAGATCCTCGCCCGCATCCAGCGCAAGGGCTACCGCGTCGTGGGCCTCAAGCAGATGGTCATCGCCCGCGAGACCGCCGAAGCGCACTACGGCGAGCACAAGGAGCGCCCCTTCTTCGGCGAACTCGTGGACTTCATCACCGGCGGGCCCGTCGTCGCCATCGCCCTGGAAGGCGAGAACGCCATCGCGGGCTGGCGCGCCATGATGGGGGCGACCAACCCCGCCAACGCCGCCCCCGGCAGCATCCGCGCCGACTTCGCCACCACCACCGGCGAGAACGTCACGCACGGCAGCGACAGCACCGAGAGCGCCGCGCGCGAACTGGCCCTGTTCTTCCAGGACGGCGAACTGCTCGCCTGA
- a CDS encoding ABC transporter permease, whose translation MTHDSHPRPSGDAARIALIACAVAALGMLLFPLATLGRGFSADAVLMHVTGSVMNLTSNQQAPLPPTGTVLALAWAALAALLVTLAGAWGRQRWFWVTGLLTFGLATAAVVVLGGALDDQTRRVLADTTLRPGAKRQLGNFYASGGMNLGLFLPALAGLIAAGAGLSATPRVWQAFNRMRSLLVPAAAIGLAVLVGAVVVLIVQPSVNQSGAPMSLWGAWLAKSDLVYFVYSTLFAPVTALNPLLDSLKLATPLIFTGLSVAFAFRTGLFNIGAPGQLTMGAIAAMLVGVYGPPSLGYGLLALSVLAAAAGGALWGAIPGLLKARFGSSEVINTIMLNYIASSVLVFLIGSDSFPFLGREYPQPLKAEGSNPQSELLNGEAQLRPLLEVLNVGQNGQVALSIGLLVALAAFVIVRLLARKNRTLIALAAAAVLGALTWRIGIPVSVTGSQLNGAFLIALLCAAGFGMLMWRTAAGYALRAVGLSPKAAEYGGISVAKNTILAMTIAGMFAGLAGTHYVNGGALDEYRLKQNMPVNVGFDGIAVALMGQSTPAGVVASSVLFGTIDTGAVSVTTKLSKVNSDIVTVLKALIVLFIAAGGFLSRRLTSPPPPALAAAADRHETPAAADVTKTLTPQPNVAQASEDITREGNK comes from the coding sequence GTGACCCACGATTCTCACCCTCGCCCATCCGGCGACGCGGCCCGCATCGCGCTGATCGCCTGCGCCGTTGCCGCCCTGGGCATGCTCCTCTTCCCCCTGGCCACCCTGGGCCGGGGCTTCAGTGCCGACGCCGTCCTGATGCACGTCACGGGCAGCGTCATGAACCTCACCTCCAACCAGCAGGCCCCGCTGCCCCCCACCGGCACGGTCTTGGCGCTGGCCTGGGCCGCACTGGCCGCGCTGCTCGTGACCCTGGCAGGCGCCTGGGGCCGCCAGCGCTGGTTCTGGGTGACGGGCCTCCTCACCTTCGGGCTGGCCACCGCCGCCGTGGTCGTGCTGGGCGGCGCCCTGGACGACCAGACCCGGCGCGTACTGGCCGACACGACCCTGCGCCCCGGCGCCAAGCGTCAGCTGGGGAACTTCTACGCCAGCGGCGGCATGAACCTGGGCCTGTTCCTCCCGGCCCTGGCGGGCCTGATCGCCGCCGGTGCGGGCCTGAGCGCCACGCCGCGCGTGTGGCAGGCGTTCAACCGCATGCGCAGCCTGCTGGTGCCCGCCGCCGCGATCGGACTGGCCGTGCTGGTCGGCGCGGTCGTCGTGCTGATCGTGCAGCCCAGCGTGAACCAGAGCGGCGCGCCCATGAGCCTGTGGGGCGCGTGGCTGGCCAAGTCGGACCTGGTGTACTTCGTGTACTCCACGCTGTTCGCGCCGGTCACGGCCCTGAACCCGCTGCTGGACAGCCTGAAGCTGGCCACGCCCCTGATCTTCACGGGTCTGAGCGTCGCGTTCGCCTTCCGCACGGGTCTGTTCAACATCGGTGCGCCGGGCCAGCTGACCATGGGTGCCATCGCCGCCATGCTAGTCGGCGTGTACGGCCCACCCAGCCTGGGCTACGGCCTGCTGGCCCTGAGCGTCCTCGCCGCCGCCGCCGGGGGCGCCCTGTGGGGAGCCATTCCCGGCCTCCTGAAGGCACGCTTCGGGTCCAGCGAGGTCATCAACACGATCATGCTGAACTACATCGCGTCTTCGGTGCTCGTGTTCCTGATCGGCAGCGACTCGTTCCCGTTCCTGGGCCGCGAGTACCCGCAACCGCTGAAGGCCGAAGGCTCGAACCCACAGAGTGAACTGCTGAACGGCGAGGCGCAGTTGCGTCCCCTCCTGGAGGTCCTGAACGTGGGGCAGAACGGTCAGGTGGCCCTGAGCATCGGCCTGCTGGTCGCGCTGGCCGCCTTCGTGATCGTGCGCCTCCTGGCGCGCAAGAACCGCACGCTGATCGCCCTGGCGGCCGCCGCCGTGCTGGGTGCCCTGACGTGGCGGATCGGGATTCCGGTCAGCGTCACCGGCAGTCAGCTGAACGGCGCGTTCCTGATCGCGCTGCTGTGCGCGGCGGGCTTCGGCATGCTGATGTGGCGCACCGCCGCCGGATACGCCCTGCGCGCCGTGGGCCTGTCCCCCAAGGCCGCCGAGTACGGCGGGATCAGCGTCGCGAAGAACACCATCCTGGCCATGACCATCGCGGGGATGTTCGCGGGTCTGGCCGGCACGCACTACGTGAACGGCGGCGCGCTCGACGAGTACCGCCTGAAGCAGAACATGCCCGTGAACGTCGGCTTCGACGGGATCGCCGTGGCGCTGATGGGCCAGAGCACCCCGGCGGGCGTCGTGGCGTCCAGCGTGCTGTTCGGCACCATCGACACCGGCGCGGTCAGCGTGACCACCAAACTCTCCAAGGTCAACAGTGACATCGTGACGGTCCTCAAGGCGTTGATCGTGTTGTTCATCGCCGCCGGGGGCTTCCTGAGCCGCCGCCTCACCTCTCCCCCACCGCCCGCACTGGCCGCCGCCGCGGACCGCCACGAGACGCCGGCCGCCGCTGACGTCACCAAGACCCTCACCCCGCAGCCGAACGTGGCCCAGGCCAGCGAGGACATCACCCGGGAAGGCAACAAATAA